A single window of Rhodococcus jostii RHA1 DNA harbors:
- a CDS encoding enoyl-CoA hydratase/isomerase family protein, with amino-acid sequence MTENYLDVHIDRDVAVLTLNRPAKLNVMDVAARVRLAQTIRRFGTGDVVRGIVLTGAGRAFSAGEDLQSVPTSYNEIHEAFATFHDITRAILETKVPVIAAVNGIAVGGASEITLCCDSRIGTPAAEYYQPENHRGIIISNASSFLMGRLVRNHAMRIILGSQRIDAEEALRIGLLDEIVAPQTLVDRAVEVIRQWNSDPRITALHLGLLRPRPEEIEAAFVREDDAARQSWESGAFTEGIEGFWASKNATPTAPAQSN; translated from the coding sequence ATGACCGAGAACTACCTGGACGTGCACATCGACCGCGACGTCGCCGTGCTCACGCTGAACCGCCCGGCGAAGCTGAACGTGATGGACGTGGCCGCCCGGGTGAGACTCGCGCAGACGATCCGCCGGTTCGGGACGGGTGACGTCGTCCGTGGGATCGTGCTGACAGGTGCCGGGCGGGCCTTCTCCGCCGGTGAGGACCTGCAGTCGGTGCCGACCAGCTACAACGAGATTCACGAGGCCTTCGCGACCTTCCACGACATCACCCGGGCGATTCTCGAGACGAAAGTCCCCGTGATCGCGGCCGTGAACGGGATCGCGGTCGGCGGCGCCTCGGAGATCACGCTGTGCTGCGACTCCCGGATCGGCACCCCCGCCGCGGAGTACTACCAGCCGGAGAACCACCGCGGGATCATCATCTCGAACGCCTCGAGCTTCCTCATGGGCCGCCTGGTGCGCAACCACGCGATGCGAATCATCCTCGGCTCTCAGCGAATCGACGCGGAAGAGGCACTGCGGATCGGGCTGCTCGACGAGATCGTGGCCCCACAGACACTGGTGGACCGCGCGGTCGAGGTGATCAGACAGTGGAACTCCGACCCTCGTATCACCGCACTGCACCTGGGTCTGCTGCGACCGCGCCCCGAAGAGATCGAGGCCGCGTTCGTCCGCGAGGACGACGCCGCCCGCCAGTCGTGGGAGTCCGGCGCCTTCACCGAGGGCATCGAGGGCTTCTGGGCATCGAAGAACGCGACGCCGACGGCGCCCGCGCAAAGCAATTGA
- a CDS encoding class I adenylate-forming enzyme family protein: MTGVETVHQERAIALDRMAVDPPIDTLVGLLAIQALRYPDREFLRFEEGAWTFGEIDDWTSRLAQRLVSEDGVRAGDRVAIMLPNVVQWPIAWLAILKAGGVAVPINSSYRRADLEFVLRDSGARVMFTDAEHAPLVDEVRAANGDLADVRIVDAVSRDELAQYPADRPGVDISGDTLANLQYTSGTTGFPKACMLTHDYWVRLGWICASAVGLGADDVALTSQPFSYMDPQWNTSLCLTIGAPLVVLPRFSASGFMADVRKHRATFCYVLGSMPTLLFKQAPSPQDRDNDLRVVLCSAIPVGLHAQLEQRWSAPWREIFGMTESGVDLVSHPEHTADVGSGRLGQPIPTKQVRVVDPQGREVADGEPGELITSGRPMMLGYWNRPEDTAQVLRDGWLHTGDVAVREAGSYRLVGRIKDMVRRGGENIASAEVERVLERDDTVVATAVVGVPDELFGEEVKAFVQLAPGSPESRETAQRIIDGARTQLARFKVPRYVEFVADFPRTPSERVSKPALKARSAEHPGITYDLQPPRTVGSAN; encoded by the coding sequence ATGACCGGAGTCGAAACAGTCCACCAGGAACGCGCGATCGCGCTCGATCGCATGGCTGTGGACCCGCCGATCGATACCCTCGTCGGCCTGCTGGCGATCCAGGCCCTCCGGTATCCCGACCGCGAGTTCCTCCGGTTCGAGGAAGGGGCGTGGACCTTCGGCGAGATCGACGACTGGACGTCGCGCCTGGCGCAGCGACTCGTCTCCGAGGACGGGGTCCGCGCGGGTGACCGGGTCGCGATCATGCTGCCCAACGTGGTGCAGTGGCCGATCGCCTGGCTCGCGATCCTCAAGGCCGGTGGCGTCGCGGTGCCGATCAATTCGTCATACCGGCGCGCAGACCTCGAATTCGTGCTGCGGGATTCCGGCGCCCGCGTGATGTTCACCGACGCCGAGCACGCCCCGCTCGTCGACGAGGTGCGCGCCGCGAACGGCGATCTGGCCGATGTCCGGATCGTCGACGCCGTCTCGCGCGACGAACTCGCGCAGTATCCGGCGGACAGGCCGGGGGTCGACATCTCCGGCGACACGCTCGCGAACCTCCAGTACACCTCGGGGACAACCGGGTTCCCGAAGGCGTGCATGTTGACCCACGACTATTGGGTCCGGCTGGGGTGGATCTGTGCGAGTGCGGTGGGTCTCGGGGCCGACGACGTGGCACTCACCTCGCAGCCGTTCTCGTACATGGACCCGCAGTGGAACACCTCGCTGTGTCTCACGATCGGCGCGCCGCTGGTGGTACTGCCCCGGTTCTCCGCCTCGGGTTTCATGGCGGACGTCCGCAAGCACCGCGCCACATTCTGCTACGTGCTCGGCTCGATGCCCACGCTGCTGTTCAAACAGGCGCCGAGCCCGCAGGACCGGGACAACGACCTGCGCGTGGTGCTGTGCTCGGCGATCCCCGTCGGGCTGCACGCGCAACTCGAACAGCGCTGGAGTGCACCGTGGCGGGAGATCTTCGGGATGACCGAAAGCGGAGTCGACCTGGTCAGCCACCCCGAGCACACGGCCGACGTCGGCAGCGGGCGGCTGGGGCAGCCGATTCCCACCAAGCAGGTCCGGGTGGTCGATCCGCAGGGTCGCGAGGTCGCCGACGGCGAACCCGGTGAACTGATCACCTCGGGCAGACCGATGATGCTCGGCTACTGGAACCGGCCGGAAGACACGGCGCAGGTCCTGCGCGACGGCTGGTTGCACACCGGCGATGTCGCGGTCCGCGAGGCGGGCAGCTACCGCCTGGTGGGCCGGATCAAGGACATGGTGCGCCGCGGCGGCGAGAACATCGCGAGCGCCGAGGTCGAACGCGTCCTCGAGCGCGACGACACCGTCGTCGCGACGGCGGTGGTCGGCGTCCCGGACGAGCTGTTCGGCGAGGAGGTCAAGGCCTTTGTGCAGCTGGCCCCCGGCAGCCCGGAGAGTCGCGAGACCGCACAGCGAATCATCGACGGCGCGCGAACCCAGCTGGCGCGCTTCAAGGTTCCGCGCTACGTCGAGTTCGTCGCCGATTTCCCGCGGACCCCGTCGGAGCGGGTGTCCAAGCCGGCCCTGAAGGCGCGCTCCGCCGAACATCCGGGCATCACCTACGACCTGCAGCCGCCGCGCACCGTCGGCAGTGCCAACTGA
- a CDS encoding TetR/AcrR family transcriptional regulator, with protein MARIPAAERRAELVAAAVRMIAAHGVDGATTRRIAQDANAPLATLHYCFATKEVLFAAVFEHVTAQYREVLVRNDSQGDVETNARALLRGVMEWYLANPDFGAAIVELISWAQRQEGKQAEMVYNEAFATMRRILEAAATGAGQSVDPKTIDELTYIVSTLSDGFALNWLVFTDRTVAESQIELVLGVLDAWMAANLGDVPRPATPAAKTSPEEALRSLVSWVSVE; from the coding sequence ATGGCCCGCATTCCCGCTGCCGAACGTCGCGCCGAACTGGTGGCGGCTGCCGTGCGCATGATCGCCGCCCATGGGGTGGACGGCGCGACCACACGCCGCATCGCGCAGGATGCGAACGCTCCGCTGGCCACGCTGCACTACTGCTTTGCCACGAAGGAGGTGCTGTTCGCGGCGGTATTCGAACACGTCACCGCACAATACCGAGAAGTGTTGGTGCGCAATGATTCCCAAGGAGACGTCGAGACCAACGCGCGCGCCCTGTTGCGCGGCGTGATGGAGTGGTACCTGGCGAATCCGGACTTCGGCGCGGCGATCGTCGAGCTGATCAGCTGGGCCCAGCGTCAGGAGGGCAAGCAGGCCGAGATGGTGTACAACGAGGCATTCGCGACCATGCGGCGGATCCTCGAGGCCGCCGCGACCGGTGCAGGCCAGTCGGTCGACCCGAAAACGATCGACGAACTGACCTACATCGTGTCCACGCTGTCTGACGGATTCGCGCTCAACTGGCTGGTGTTCACCGACCGTACAGTCGCTGAGTCGCAGATCGAGCTCGTTCTCGGCGTCCTCGACGCGTGGATGGCCGCCAACCTCGGCGATGTGCCGAGGCCGGCGACTCCGGCCGCGAAGACTTCACCCGAAGAGGCCCTGCGTTCACTGGTGTCCTGGGTGAGCGTGGAATGA
- a CDS encoding TetR/AcrR family transcriptional regulator, translating into MARIPAAERRAELVAAAVRMIAAHGVEGATTRRIAQEANAPLATLHYCFASKEVLFAAVFEHVAGLYREVLTRNDVHGDVPTTARALLRGLLEWYVANPEFGAATVELISWGQRQEGRQAEMVYNEAFATMRAILETAAGRPVDAAIIEELTYMMSVLSDGFALNWLVFTNRTAAEPQIELTVGVLDAWMATNLGDVSRPARGASTVSPAETSRSLASWVSVQ; encoded by the coding sequence ATGGCCCGCATTCCCGCCGCCGAACGTCGCGCCGAACTGGTGGCTGCGGCCGTGCGCATGATCGCCGCCCACGGGGTGGAGGGTGCCACCACCCGTCGCATCGCGCAGGAGGCGAACGCTCCACTGGCCACCCTGCACTACTGCTTCGCCTCCAAGGAGGTGCTGTTCGCGGCGGTCTTCGAGCACGTCGCCGGACTGTACCGAGAAGTGCTGACGCGCAACGATGTCCACGGCGACGTGCCGACCACCGCCCGTGCTCTGTTGCGCGGCCTGCTGGAGTGGTACGTGGCGAATCCGGAGTTCGGCGCGGCGACCGTCGAGTTGATCAGCTGGGGCCAGCGTCAGGAGGGCCGGCAGGCCGAGATGGTGTACAACGAAGCCTTCGCGACCATGCGGGCGATCCTCGAGACTGCTGCGGGCCGACCGGTGGACGCGGCAATCATCGAGGAGCTGACGTACATGATGTCCGTGCTGTCCGACGGATTCGCGCTCAACTGGCTGGTGTTCACCAACCGCACAGCGGCCGAGCCGCAGATCGAACTCACCGTCGGCGTGCTCGACGCGTGGATGGCCACCAACCTCGGCGATGTCTCCCGACCGGCGCGCGGAGCTTCGACGGTTTCCCCCGCGGAAACCTCGCGCTCGCTCGCGTCCTGGGTGAGCGTGCAGTGA
- a CDS encoding phytanoyl-CoA dioxygenase family protein → MTTNELMRLGPDSTTEAVVEVIMRDGGVIIEGLFDEATIEGLENDLNPVLDRVDTGHDELFAGNRTKRAGGLFARTEHMATIALNPLYRGVAECILDKPINIFFGEESVPNPAGMHVGATMAIKIGPGQGSQPLHRDDSVWLWRHPTYQREARVQIMVAVSDFTAENGGTLVIPGSHLWDDERAPLREEAVPTQMKAGSALIWIGSTYHGAGENTTTDEYRFGLSMGYDLAFLRPEENPFLTYTLDEVRSFPEEIQRALDWSSEHYVGWVEVGGQMSDPRDLLTRDDYTAIGAVLPARP, encoded by the coding sequence ATGACGACGAACGAACTGATGCGTCTCGGCCCCGACTCCACCACAGAAGCCGTGGTCGAGGTGATCATGCGAGACGGCGGCGTGATCATCGAAGGACTCTTCGACGAAGCCACCATCGAGGGACTCGAGAACGACTTGAACCCCGTGCTCGACCGAGTCGACACCGGCCACGACGAGCTGTTTGCCGGCAACAGAACCAAGCGCGCAGGCGGCTTGTTCGCGCGGACCGAGCACATGGCGACAATCGCGCTGAACCCGTTGTACCGAGGCGTCGCCGAGTGCATCCTCGACAAGCCGATCAACATCTTCTTCGGTGAAGAGTCGGTGCCGAACCCGGCAGGCATGCACGTCGGCGCGACGATGGCGATCAAGATCGGCCCAGGGCAGGGCTCGCAGCCGCTTCATCGCGACGACTCGGTGTGGTTGTGGCGGCACCCCACCTATCAGCGCGAAGCGCGGGTGCAGATCATGGTGGCGGTCAGCGACTTTACTGCCGAGAACGGCGGCACCCTGGTGATCCCGGGCTCGCACCTGTGGGACGACGAGCGCGCACCGCTCCGCGAGGAGGCGGTCCCGACACAGATGAAGGCCGGGTCGGCGCTGATCTGGATCGGCTCCACCTATCACGGTGCTGGCGAGAACACCACCACGGACGAGTATCGCTTCGGTCTGTCGATGGGCTACGACCTCGCATTCCTGCGCCCTGAGGAGAACCCTTTCCTCACCTACACCCTCGACGAGGTCCGGTCGTTCCCGGAGGAGATCCAGCGAGCACTCGACTGGTCTTCGGAGCACTACGTCGGCTGGGTCGAGGTCGGGGGCCAGATGTCCGACCCCAGGGACCTGCTCACCCGTGACGACTACACCGCAATCGGTGCCGTGCTCCCGGCCCGCCCCTGA
- a CDS encoding MFS transporter, giving the protein MTEIHQHAGLAGERPARRAPHKGVLIGVATLLIVLTNAVIFILPPLLPTIQAQYGLATVAETTWLYTALTLGGGAGFILLPRLADLYGDRNASVAASAFLAVGALVPAVGDSYPTLLVGCTLMGFGGAAQLLPLGFLRRNLGEDGITVGVAVLVIATGVGIVVGMIGGGFIVESLSLRSFFVILTAVCAATTLACHVTIPHAPPAERGGRIAVLGTVWMIAWVAAILLTLTQGLVWGAAALVPLVVGIVGGIAWVRVERRSTAAVFDVALLRAPLVTASCLCIALFAAVNSAFLLLLSTYAQVIPGDLRPDDAYGLGLSALQTGLLMAPFAAAFLIRGTVLDRALINGRGVPVFIIGALINVAGLAWLALAHEQQWHYLVGAAVMGFGTRIGYAAGFTLVQLAVPEEKAGMAAGIAGTAMAVGFAFGTALVSGDLSASLVPVVGTGLEVAAKGLYGTGYWLSGVLALLVVVTVLISRARTGRRVEAAAS; this is encoded by the coding sequence ATGACTGAGATCCACCAGCACGCCGGACTCGCCGGCGAGCGGCCCGCTCGTCGTGCGCCGCACAAGGGAGTGCTCATCGGCGTCGCCACGCTGCTGATCGTCCTGACCAACGCCGTCATCTTCATCCTGCCGCCACTGTTGCCGACCATCCAGGCGCAGTACGGCCTTGCCACAGTGGCCGAGACTACGTGGCTCTACACCGCGCTGACCCTCGGTGGGGGAGCGGGCTTCATCTTGCTGCCGCGCCTCGCCGATCTGTACGGCGACCGAAACGCCTCGGTGGCGGCGTCGGCATTCCTCGCGGTCGGTGCGCTCGTTCCGGCTGTCGGCGACTCGTATCCGACCCTGCTGGTCGGCTGCACTCTCATGGGCTTCGGGGGTGCGGCGCAGCTGCTTCCGCTCGGTTTCCTGCGCCGCAATCTCGGTGAGGACGGCATCACCGTGGGTGTCGCGGTTCTGGTCATCGCCACCGGTGTCGGCATCGTCGTGGGCATGATCGGCGGCGGCTTCATCGTCGAGAGCCTGTCGCTACGGAGCTTCTTCGTCATCCTCACCGCAGTGTGCGCGGCCACGACCCTTGCGTGCCATGTCACGATCCCCCATGCCCCGCCTGCCGAGCGTGGCGGTCGCATCGCAGTACTCGGAACGGTGTGGATGATCGCGTGGGTCGCGGCGATCCTGCTGACTCTGACGCAAGGCCTCGTGTGGGGCGCCGCGGCGCTCGTTCCGTTGGTGGTCGGCATCGTCGGCGGCATCGCCTGGGTGCGCGTCGAGCGCCGGTCGACCGCAGCGGTGTTCGACGTCGCTCTGCTGAGGGCGCCTCTGGTCACCGCTTCGTGCCTGTGCATCGCACTGTTCGCTGCGGTGAACTCGGCCTTCCTGTTACTGCTCAGCACATACGCCCAGGTCATTCCCGGGGATCTTCGTCCCGACGACGCCTACGGGCTCGGGCTCAGCGCGCTGCAGACCGGATTGCTCATGGCACCGTTCGCGGCAGCGTTCCTGATCCGCGGGACCGTGCTCGACCGCGCTCTGATCAACGGCCGTGGTGTGCCCGTCTTCATTATCGGAGCGCTCATCAACGTCGCGGGGCTGGCCTGGCTCGCCCTGGCGCACGAGCAGCAGTGGCACTACCTCGTGGGGGCTGCCGTCATGGGTTTCGGGACCAGAATCGGTTACGCAGCGGGCTTCACCTTGGTGCAGCTGGCAGTGCCGGAGGAGAAGGCCGGGATGGCCGCCGGTATCGCCGGCACGGCCATGGCAGTGGGATTCGCCTTCGGCACCGCACTGGTCAGCGGCGACCTCAGCGCCTCCCTGGTTCCGGTGGTCGGCACCGGCCTCGAGGTCGCCGCTAAGGGCCTCTACGGCACCGGCTACTGGCTGTCGGGAGTCCTCGCCCTGCTCGTCGTGGTGACCGTGCTGATCTCACGCGCCCGGACCGGTCGACGCGTCGAAGCTGCCGCGTCCTGA
- a CDS encoding gamma-glutamyl-gamma-aminobutyrate hydrolase family protein yields the protein MSAGNSTPGLLRPMIGITGRRFRLGLVDGLDKRYGHLLTDSFMSDFSQRIDRAGGVPVNLPYDADPEALCHWLAGVVITGGQDVHPAYWGGDPSVVRDVDPRDDPMVHDPDRDEFEIALVRAALDRHIPVLGVCRGLQVINVALGGTLIADLPPGAVEHLSVSPPLTDGADDHKVTFEPGSIAERLFGARVVTNSWHHQAVDRCGTGLVVTGRAADGVVEAVELPGAAVLGVQWHPEWMERDDPALSWIVAEGNQRI from the coding sequence GTGAGCGCGGGCAATTCGACGCCGGGCCTCCTCCGGCCGATGATCGGCATCACCGGACGACGGTTCCGGCTGGGACTGGTCGACGGTCTGGACAAGCGCTACGGTCACCTGCTCACCGACAGCTTCATGTCCGACTTCTCGCAGCGAATCGACAGGGCCGGTGGGGTTCCGGTGAACCTGCCCTACGATGCCGACCCGGAGGCGCTGTGCCACTGGCTGGCGGGTGTGGTCATCACCGGCGGCCAGGACGTTCATCCCGCGTACTGGGGTGGCGACCCGTCGGTGGTCCGGGACGTGGATCCGCGGGACGATCCGATGGTCCACGATCCGGATCGGGACGAGTTCGAGATCGCGCTCGTGCGTGCCGCCCTCGACCGGCACATCCCCGTGCTCGGAGTGTGCCGCGGCCTGCAGGTGATCAACGTCGCCCTGGGCGGCACGTTGATCGCCGACCTCCCGCCCGGTGCTGTCGAGCACCTGTCGGTGTCGCCCCCGCTCACCGACGGTGCCGACGACCACAAGGTGACGTTCGAGCCCGGTTCGATCGCGGAACGGCTGTTCGGCGCCCGCGTGGTGACCAACTCGTGGCACCACCAGGCGGTCGACCGCTGCGGTACCGGCCTCGTGGTCACGGGACGCGCGGCCGACGGCGTCGTCGAAGCGGTCGAGCTACCGGGTGCCGCGGTGCTCGGCGTCCAGTGGCATCCCGAGTGGATGGAACGTGACGACCCGGCGCTGAGCTGGATCGTCGCCGAAGGCAACCAGCGGATCTGA